In Macaca nemestrina isolate mMacNem1 chromosome 11, mMacNem.hap1, whole genome shotgun sequence, a single window of DNA contains:
- the LOC105468080 gene encoding short transmembrane mitochondrial protein 1-like gives MEKQAPTGPPSCSSPLRPPGPPTNIMFQFLLGFPLGNVVGMYLAQNYDIPNLAKKLEEIKKDLDAKKKPPTS, from the coding sequence ATGGAGAAGCAGGCTCCGACCGGCCCGCCGAGCTGCAGCAGCCCTTTGCGCCCTCCTGGCCCTCCCACCAACATCATGTTCCAGTTCCTGCTTGGATTTCCATTGGGCAACGTGGTTGGAATGTATCTGGCTCAGAACTATGACATACCAAACCTGGCTAAAAaacttgaagaaattaaaaaggacttGGATGCCAAGAAGAAACCCCCTACTTCATGA